The following are encoded together in the Arcticibacterium luteifluviistationis genome:
- a CDS encoding OstA-like protein, producing the protein MRYILFVFVFLSSSPLWAQKPLNPAIDKGPKSTIQLIKADSLVVNSGESQNRTFYGDVQFLHRGVYMNCRKAIHNSGTNNLVAYGKIKINQGDTLTITGDTLYYDGNTRIAKIQGKRVIMTDDEMTLESTKMNYNLNTDLAYYSAPGVIHQDSIQLSSKTGYYNTTTKIFNYFGDVEILHPDFVLCTDSLDYNSITKRADFISYTTITSPDGDLSATEGYYYTDTRKSKFYGRSLVENQEYTLEADTLNFDMLTEEGFGIGNVAFFSKKDSLFLNGDFGEKIASQRLTKMTGNTLMRSVTDGDTLYLRADYIYAYQNIDDVVKKTITIDSIIVTDSLSTDSLLTVSINDSISLEDILPTVTLDPTYIDSTQNIAITDTSTITSPQDSTKSEVNKIQLIIAHGGVKIYRNDFQAICDSLNYNLVDSIITFIRKPIIWSGDSQLEGDTITANMVNNKIKNMFLNQNSFVVAKDSSGNFNQIKGREILAFFDNETRIKQVDVDGNGESIYYALDDYNKLIGLNRVQCGTMRLNFIDRKVKRISFMGSPESKLIPPFEIKSEQKELPNFSWKIDTKPTKEQVIGSNFAVFPASEEPKKE; encoded by the coding sequence TTGAGATATATACTTTTTGTATTTGTATTCCTTAGCTCTAGCCCACTTTGGGCTCAGAAACCGCTAAACCCAGCTATTGACAAAGGACCAAAGTCTACCATTCAACTTATCAAAGCTGACTCCTTAGTAGTAAATTCTGGGGAGAGTCAGAATAGGACTTTCTATGGTGATGTGCAGTTTTTACACCGTGGCGTTTACATGAATTGCCGAAAAGCTATTCATAATTCAGGAACTAATAATCTGGTAGCTTATGGTAAAATCAAGATCAACCAAGGAGATACATTGACCATAACTGGTGATACACTCTATTACGATGGTAACACAAGAATTGCCAAAATTCAAGGTAAAAGAGTCATTATGACCGATGATGAGATGACGCTAGAGTCTACCAAGATGAATTATAATCTTAATACCGACTTAGCTTACTATTCAGCCCCTGGTGTAATTCATCAAGACTCCATTCAGCTTAGTAGCAAAACAGGTTACTATAACACTACCACCAAGATTTTCAATTATTTCGGTGATGTGGAAATACTTCACCCTGATTTTGTGCTTTGTACAGATTCCCTCGACTATAATAGCATAACCAAAAGAGCTGACTTTATATCATACACTACCATAACCTCCCCAGACGGCGACCTCTCCGCTACAGAGGGCTACTATTATACTGATACCCGAAAGTCAAAATTCTACGGGCGTTCTTTAGTTGAAAATCAAGAATACACCTTAGAGGCCGATACCCTAAATTTTGACATGCTAACAGAAGAAGGCTTTGGTATTGGCAATGTCGCTTTCTTTAGTAAAAAAGACAGTTTGTTTTTAAATGGAGATTTTGGAGAGAAAATAGCATCCCAAAGACTTACTAAAATGACAGGCAACACGCTAATGCGTTCTGTCACTGATGGCGATACATTGTATTTAAGAGCAGATTATATATATGCTTATCAGAATATTGACGACGTTGTCAAAAAAACAATAACTATTGATAGTATTATAGTTACAGACAGTCTTTCTACAGATTCATTGCTAACTGTTTCCATAAACGATAGTATCTCACTTGAAGATATCCTACCGACCGTAACATTAGACCCTACATATATCGATAGTACCCAAAACATCGCCATTACAGACACTTCGACTATTACTTCGCCACAAGATTCTACTAAATCTGAAGTAAACAAAATACAACTAATTATAGCCCATGGAGGCGTTAAAATTTATCGTAACGATTTTCAAGCAATTTGTGACTCACTCAATTACAACCTGGTAGACTCCATCATTACTTTCATTAGAAAACCTATTATTTGGAGTGGAGATAGCCAATTAGAAGGTGATACCATTACAGCCAATATGGTCAATAATAAGATTAAGAATATGTTTCTTAATCAAAATAGCTTTGTGGTAGCCAAAGACTCCTCCGGTAACTTTAATCAAATTAAGGGTAGAGAAATATTAGCCTTCTTTGATAACGAAACTAGAATTAAACAAGTAGATGTGGATGGCAATGGAGAAAGCATTTATTATGCTCTAGATGATTATAATAAACTCATAGGTTTAAATAGAGTTCAATGCGGTACAATGCGATTGAACTTTATCGACAGAAAAGTAAAACGCATTTCTTTTATGGGAAGCCCTGAGTCAAAACTAATACCGCCATTTGAAATAAAAAGCGAGCAAAAAGAGCTCCCTAACTTTTCTTGGAAAATCGATACTAAACCTACAAAAGAACAGGTCATTGGCTCAAATTTTGCTGTATTTCCAGCGAGTGAAGAACCTAAAAAAGAGTAA